From the Clostridiales bacterium FE2011 genome, one window contains:
- a CDS encoding D-lyxose/D-mannose family sugar isomerase has protein sequence MKRSEINAHIREFEAVLQEHCFMLPPFLSFTPEEWLTKGSEYDEIRDNALGWDLTDFGSGDFFSRGLYLITLRNGNAHEDRYPKPYAEKIMMLRGGQTCPCHFHWHKMEDIINRGGGNVIFRLWNAGADELPDRRAPVTVHRDGRIYTVPAGEEIVIAPGESLTLHPGCYHEFTVGKADDYALIGEVSMCNDDETDNRFETPVGRFPAIEEDEPPYRLLCNEYPPAR, from the coding sequence ATGAAACGCTCCGAGATCAATGCCCATATCAGGGAGTTTGAAGCTGTTCTGCAGGAACACTGTTTTATGCTGCCGCCGTTTTTGTCATTTACCCCGGAGGAGTGGCTGACAAAAGGCAGTGAGTATGACGAAATACGGGACAACGCTCTTGGATGGGACCTGACGGATTTCGGCAGCGGGGATTTCTTTTCCCGCGGGCTTTACCTGATCACACTCCGTAACGGGAACGCACATGAGGACAGATATCCGAAGCCCTATGCGGAGAAGATCATGATGCTGCGGGGCGGGCAGACCTGCCCCTGCCATTTCCACTGGCATAAAATGGAGGATATTATCAACCGGGGCGGAGGAAATGTGATATTCCGGTTATGGAACGCCGGAGCAGACGAACTGCCGGACCGCAGGGCTCCTGTGACCGTGCACCGGGATGGGAGAATATATACAGTTCCAGCAGGGGAGGAAATTGTGATTGCACCGGGGGAGAGCCTGACGCTGCATCCTGGCTGCTATCATGAATTCACCGTCGGGAAAGCAGATGACTATGCCCTGATCGGCGAGGTTTCCATGTGCAATGACGATGAAACGGATAACCGCTTTGAAACACCGGTAGGACGATTTCCTGCCATTGAGGAGGATGAACCGCCCTATCGCCTGTTGTGCAATGAGTATCCGCCCGCACGCTGA
- a CDS encoding ABC transporter permease gives MKGIKKYLKDNLGIILALVAMILFLYVYPKTHNTFLTTNNIFNVLRQSATNLMLACGMTMVIILGGIDLSVGSIIAMSGVLGAAAVVWHGLPEIVGILIAILSGLLFGLLNGTIIARTKIPPFIVTLASMNIAKGIAYVYSGGKPIRCMTDAWKFLGAGNVAGIPTPVITMFIVFVVAVLFLNRSRIGRHIYAVGGNDTAAKFSAINTAKVKLIVYSFSGLMAGLAGITIASRLYSGTCTSGDGAEMDAIAAVVVGGTSMSGGSGKLGGTLIGVLIIGILNNGLNLMGVNSDWQYIIKGAVILSAVYMDFLRNRKKAS, from the coding sequence ATGAAAGGCATTAAGAAGTATCTGAAGGACAACCTGGGAATTATCCTGGCCCTGGTCGCCATGATCCTGTTCCTGTATGTTTATCCGAAAACCCATAACACGTTCCTGACTACCAACAATATCTTCAACGTGCTGCGACAGAGCGCCACCAACCTGATGCTGGCCTGCGGCATGACGATGGTCATCATCCTGGGCGGCATTGACCTTTCCGTGGGTTCCATCATCGCCATGTCCGGCGTGCTGGGTGCGGCGGCGGTTGTATGGCACGGGCTGCCGGAAATTGTGGGCATCCTGATTGCCATCCTGTCCGGCCTGCTGTTCGGCCTGCTGAACGGCACGATCATCGCCCGGACAAAGATCCCGCCCTTTATCGTGACCCTGGCATCCATGAACATCGCGAAGGGTATTGCCTACGTGTATTCGGGCGGCAAGCCGATCCGCTGTATGACAGACGCCTGGAAGTTCCTGGGCGCCGGCAACGTGGCGGGCATCCCGACGCCGGTGATCACGATGTTCATTGTGTTTGTCGTCGCGGTGCTGTTCCTGAACCGGTCCCGGATCGGAAGGCACATTTATGCGGTGGGCGGCAACGATACAGCAGCAAAATTCTCCGCGATCAACACCGCCAAGGTTAAACTGATTGTTTACTCCTTCAGCGGCCTGATGGCCGGCTTGGCCGGTATCACCATCGCATCCCGGCTGTACTCCGGAACCTGTACCTCCGGTGACGGCGCGGAAATGGACGCCATAGCGGCTGTGGTCGTGGGTGGTACCTCCATGTCCGGCGGATCCGGCAAGCTGGGCGGAACCTTGATCGGTGTGCTGATCATCGGTATCCTGAACAACGGCCTGAACCTGATGGGCGTCAATTCCGACTGGCAGTACATCATCAAGGGCGCCGTTATCCTGTCGGCTGTGTATATGGACTTCCTGCGCAACCGCAAGAAGGCATCCTGA
- a CDS encoding sugar ABC transporter ATP-binding protein encodes MKGIYKSFPGVKALQNVEFQLKAGEIHALLGENGAGKSTLIKVLGGIYIAEEGEIRIDGKKVVIDGVNAARDNGISIIHQELVLVPHMTVAENIFLGREPMGKFGVDYKRMAASAQEMLDKFDLGINATDEIFDLSIAQQQMVEIVKAISFNCRILVMDEPTSSISDREVTQLFEIMRNLAAQGVGIIYISHKMSELNEVCDRVTVLRDGMYVGTRVVADTPRDELITMMVGRELDQYYTRDHVKNTPVFFKCEHIDDGKKHHKRVNDVSFEVREGEIVGFAGLVGAGRSETMQCIFGLTNTATGTITLEGKKLNISSAVDAMKYGIAMVPENRKLEGLYHIQSVSFNTTIEVLHEIINHLRVNEKREHEITQEFIDKMQTKTPSHEQRVSNLSGGNQQKVMIGRWLATKPKVLILDEPTRGVDVGAKAEIYEIMNELTKQGVAIIMVSSELPEIINMADRVYVMYDGRITGCIDYENVSQEAIMHLATLETAGGAKA; translated from the coding sequence ATGAAAGGAATCTATAAATCCTTTCCGGGCGTCAAGGCACTGCAGAATGTGGAGTTTCAGCTGAAAGCCGGAGAGATCCACGCGCTGCTGGGTGAGAACGGTGCGGGCAAATCCACGCTGATCAAGGTGCTGGGCGGCATCTATATCGCGGAGGAAGGCGAGATCCGCATCGACGGAAAGAAGGTTGTTATTGACGGCGTAAATGCTGCCCGTGACAACGGCATTTCCATTATCCACCAGGAACTGGTGTTGGTGCCGCATATGACCGTGGCGGAGAATATCTTCCTCGGCCGGGAACCCATGGGAAAGTTCGGCGTGGACTATAAGCGGATGGCAGCGTCCGCACAGGAAATGCTGGACAAGTTTGACCTGGGAATCAACGCAACAGATGAAATCTTTGATCTTTCCATCGCGCAGCAGCAGATGGTGGAAATTGTCAAAGCTATTTCCTTTAACTGCCGCATCCTGGTCATGGATGAGCCTACTTCCTCCATTTCCGACCGTGAGGTTACGCAGCTGTTTGAAATCATGCGTAATCTGGCGGCCCAGGGCGTGGGTATCATCTACATCAGTCACAAGATGAGTGAACTGAACGAGGTCTGCGACCGGGTGACAGTACTGCGTGACGGCATGTACGTGGGCACACGCGTGGTTGCGGATACTCCCCGGGATGAACTGATCACCATGATGGTCGGCCGGGAGCTGGACCAGTATTATACCCGCGACCACGTCAAGAATACGCCGGTCTTCTTCAAGTGTGAGCATATCGATGACGGCAAAAAGCACCACAAGCGGGTGAATGACGTTTCATTCGAGGTGCGGGAAGGTGAGATCGTCGGCTTCGCGGGACTGGTGGGTGCCGGACGCAGCGAGACGATGCAGTGCATCTTCGGCCTGACAAATACAGCTACTGGAACCATTACCCTGGAAGGGAAAAAGCTGAATATCTCCAGTGCGGTGGACGCAATGAAGTACGGTATTGCCATGGTGCCGGAAAACCGGAAACTGGAAGGGCTTTACCATATTCAGTCCGTGAGTTTCAACACCACCATTGAGGTGCTCCATGAAATCATCAATCACCTGCGCGTGAACGAGAAACGGGAACACGAGATCACCCAGGAGTTCATTGATAAAATGCAGACGAAGACCCCCTCCCATGAGCAGCGGGTCTCCAACCTGTCCGGCGGAAACCAGCAGAAGGTCATGATCGGACGCTGGCTTGCCACGAAACCGAAGGTGCTGATCCTGGATGAGCCGACCCGCGGCGTGGACGTCGGTGCCAAGGCGGAAATCTATGAGATTATGAATGAACTGACCAAACAGGGTGTGGCCATTATTATGGTTTCTTCGGAACTGCCGGAGATCATCAATATGGCAGACCGGGTCTATGTGATGTACGACGGCCGGATCACCGGCTGCATCGATTATGAAAACGTCAGCCAGGAAGCGATCATGCATCTCGCGACCCTGGAGACAGCAGGAGGGGCCAAAGCATGA
- a CDS encoding substrate-binding domain-containing protein, whose amino-acid sequence MKKLVALILALALTLGCAAAMADKVGYTCMDGTNPFFVALEAAIREVVEANGDELISLDPQNSNEKQIAQIEDMISNGVVAMFVNPVDKDGIIAGLDKLKEANIPMFGFDTEVADMSYLVTYAGSDNYNAGKVCGEDLVAKLPDGGPIIVLDSPTMQSVVDRTNGFLEAIDGKGFEVVFQKDCMGNQEQGNLNGTDALIAHPDAVAIFGGNDPTALGAAAAAEAAQSKALIYGVDGSPDIKALIAEGKVTGTGAQSPISIGKTIAELYYKWKAGETVEARYPIATFMINSDNIAEYNNGGWQ is encoded by the coding sequence ATGAAGAAACTGGTTGCCCTGATTTTGGCCCTCGCCCTGACGCTGGGCTGTGCCGCCGCTATGGCCGATAAGGTCGGCTATACCTGTATGGATGGTACGAATCCTTTCTTCGTTGCCCTGGAAGCCGCTATCCGTGAGGTTGTGGAAGCCAACGGCGATGAACTGATTTCCCTGGATCCCCAGAACAGCAATGAAAAACAGATTGCCCAGATCGAAGATATGATCTCCAACGGTGTTGTGGCTATGTTCGTCAACCCCGTTGACAAAGACGGCATCATCGCCGGCCTGGATAAGCTGAAGGAAGCCAACATCCCCATGTTCGGTTTTGATACCGAAGTGGCTGATATGTCCTACCTGGTAACCTACGCCGGATCCGACAACTACAACGCCGGTAAGGTCTGCGGTGAAGACCTGGTGGCCAAGCTGCCCGACGGCGGCCCCATCATCGTGCTGGATTCTCCCACAATGCAGTCTGTTGTGGACCGCACCAACGGCTTCCTCGAAGCCATTGACGGCAAGGGCTTTGAAGTGGTCTTCCAGAAGGACTGCATGGGCAACCAGGAACAGGGCAACCTGAACGGTACCGACGCCCTGATCGCCCATCCGGACGCTGTCGCCATCTTCGGCGGAAATGACCCCACCGCTCTGGGTGCTGCCGCTGCTGCGGAAGCTGCTCAGTCCAAGGCCCTGATCTACGGCGTTGACGGTTCTCCCGACATCAAGGCCCTGATCGCGGAAGGCAAAGTCACCGGTACCGGTGCTCAGTCCCCGATCTCCATCGGCAAGACCATCGCTGAACTGTACTACAAGTGGAAGGCCGGCGAAACTGTGGAAGCCCGTTATCCGATCGCGACCTTCATGATTAACTCTGACAATATCGCTGAATACAACAACGGCGGATGGCAGTAA
- a CDS encoding 2'-5' RNA ligase family protein encodes MAEKALYILAGYDDRTEEILSGLRNKLYDQGFSGLQTKDIPMHFTMGSYAVEQEEELKNRLGKIAETHRTFDTAFNHVGLFRLPENDVLFVAPEVSREMLALKDEFSDNRDQFNWSPHTTLLIDKPAVIQEATQSVLKEFTSFSGKVAVLHLYEFWPTRHILSVRLAD; translated from the coding sequence ATGGCAGAGAAGGCATTGTATATACTCGCAGGGTATGATGACCGGACCGAAGAAATCCTGTCCGGCCTCCGGAACAAACTGTATGATCAGGGCTTTTCCGGCCTGCAGACCAAGGATATTCCTATGCATTTCACCATGGGTTCCTATGCGGTCGAACAGGAAGAGGAACTGAAAAACCGTCTGGGAAAAATTGCGGAAACGCACAGGACTTTCGATACAGCGTTTAATCACGTCGGACTCTTCCGTCTGCCGGAAAACGACGTCCTGTTTGTCGCCCCGGAAGTCAGCAGGGAGATGCTGGCCCTGAAGGATGAATTCAGCGATAACAGGGATCAGTTCAACTGGTCTCCCCATACCACCTTGCTGATCGATAAACCGGCTGTCATTCAGGAAGCAACCCAGTCTGTGCTGAAGGAATTCACATCCTTCAGCGGAAAGGTTGCAGTCCTGCATTTATACGAATTCTGGCCAACGAGGCATATCCTTTCCGTACGGCTTGCAGACTGA
- a CDS encoding YbaK/EbsC family protein, with product MAFEKAKAYLEGFGLGDKIIVTEHSSATVAEAAQAIGCEEAMIAKTLSFLQEDRPVLILADGTARIDNRKYKDRFGCKARMIPGDQVEALVGHAIGGVCPFGANEGVSVYLDESLRRHEIVYPAVGNDHSGIKLTIPELEKCSGFLEWVDVCKQPE from the coding sequence ATGGCATTTGAGAAAGCGAAAGCATACCTGGAAGGCTTCGGCCTGGGAGACAAAATCATTGTAACGGAGCACAGCAGCGCCACCGTCGCGGAAGCAGCGCAAGCCATCGGCTGCGAGGAAGCGATGATCGCGAAAACCCTTTCCTTCCTGCAGGAAGACCGGCCCGTGCTGATCCTGGCGGACGGCACCGCCCGCATTGATAACCGGAAGTATAAGGATCGTTTCGGATGCAAGGCAAGAATGATCCCGGGCGATCAGGTGGAGGCCCTCGTCGGTCACGCAATCGGCGGAGTCTGCCCCTTTGGTGCCAATGAGGGCGTCAGCGTCTATCTGGATGAAAGCCTGCGTCGGCATGAAATAGTCTATCCTGCCGTGGGCAATGATCACAGCGGCATAAAGCTGACCATTCCGGAACTGGAAAAGTGCAGCGGCTTCCTGGAATGGGTGGATGTCTGCAAGCAGCCGGAATAG
- a CDS encoding MerR family transcriptional regulator, with protein sequence MLKIGDFSKLSRVSIRMLRHYDDIGLLKPAEIDHFTGYRYYREEQLFTIGRINALKDMGFALADIIRMLEVHDDPEKMDAFLAAREKELSELSKETEYKLMLLETARKRLRKEQTMKYDVTIKTIPERYAATVQMVVPHYEDEGMLWGMMAECKTPLVPADPCLAAAEFLDKEYKEENVEIKVWMTVKGKYEDTEHVKFKTLPAVKVASCIIKGSYEQMGDAMATVASWINENGYEANGPMFNIYHVSPAQTQNPEEYVTEVCLPIG encoded by the coding sequence ATGCTTAAAATCGGAGATTTTTCAAAACTGTCCAGAGTAAGCATCAGAATGCTCCGCCACTATGACGATATCGGACTGCTGAAGCCCGCCGAGATTGATCACTTTACCGGATACCGGTATTACCGTGAGGAACAGCTGTTCACCATCGGAAGGATCAATGCCCTGAAGGACATGGGTTTCGCACTGGCAGATATTATCCGGATGCTGGAGGTTCACGACGATCCGGAGAAAATGGACGCGTTCCTGGCTGCGAGGGAAAAGGAATTGTCCGAACTCTCAAAGGAGACGGAGTATAAACTGATGCTTCTGGAAACAGCCCGGAAAAGGCTGAGAAAGGAGCAGACTATGAAATATGACGTTACAATCAAAACCATTCCGGAAAGATACGCGGCCACGGTGCAGATGGTGGTTCCCCATTATGAGGACGAGGGCATGCTCTGGGGCATGATGGCGGAGTGCAAAACGCCGCTGGTCCCCGCTGACCCCTGCCTGGCAGCGGCTGAGTTCCTGGATAAGGAATACAAGGAAGAAAATGTGGAGATTAAGGTCTGGATGACCGTGAAGGGGAAATATGAGGATACGGAACACGTAAAGTTCAAAACCCTTCCGGCAGTCAAGGTGGCCAGCTGTATCATCAAGGGAAGCTATGAACAGATGGGAGACGCAATGGCCACGGTTGCGTCCTGGATCAATGAGAACGGGTATGAAGCGAACGGCCCTATGTTCAATATTTATCATGTGAGCCCGGCCCAGACGCAAAACCCGGAAGAATATGTGACAGAGGTTTGCCTGCCGATCGGATAA
- a CDS encoding DUF2142 domain-containing protein: MISGCINWIKKHIVRIGLLLLASVLLAVLLEFLQIRTQPPIYENEPRVVKEAEYLDFSQAELVNATLDGDSLKTGGEGTVVTIRFQPAKHLSFLQVESKKHIRSAFPIRVYWSKDGEKFSETDVTEIQAVPESVIWTGTIPEDDYAALKIELDNKMTIRSVKCQAEVTERVPVPEQMRLWRISILIPVLFFILSVLCWFHAGSRLAASYRQAVSFLREERWKILLRICRFLLISFVAYALIRWLVSGAFFGMVNIPKHLFCVLAGLAAGALLSFPKTLAAKPERLFVLFCLLSGWMILFLFPNDLSVNWDMEYHFEQTHLYSYLGEERLTNPDAMIIFMEGNHDSFVWDERVYSQELQNQQYDLGVVMTENKGLMLNSIYEIFPAAGMYLGRLMHLSWPWTMYFAKLFNLLTAAICGFFAVRRLKSGKMILACVLLIPTNVFLASVFSYDHGVISFVSLGLSYYFAEWQEPEKKLTYRKAFVILGSMTIALLTKAFYAPVLLLTAIMPKGKWAEDVEERRQYISRKRYLLLSDVVLLISLVPYILPMLQGNIVTDMRGGSSGEPMEQIRFILANPLRYLQIMLSTLKEYFNPANSAGMLTTFGYEGTGSGWTILCALLVILALTDKKPCDRPLERKPHIRILGLFLLFISTCIIAFCLYITFTDVGLNFVNGIQHRYFLPFIFPVLMFAGSGYLAQILKIDKEWKQRLYNGSAFLVSLIILFNVIYTTCISRFT, from the coding sequence ATGATATCAGGATGTATCAACTGGATCAAAAAGCATATTGTCAGGATCGGATTACTCCTGCTGGCCAGTGTTTTACTGGCTGTATTGCTGGAGTTTCTTCAGATACGAACCCAGCCGCCGATCTATGAGAATGAGCCGAGGGTGGTTAAGGAAGCAGAATACCTGGATTTTTCCCAGGCAGAGCTGGTTAACGCCACACTGGACGGGGACAGCCTGAAAACCGGCGGAGAAGGAACTGTTGTCACAATTCGTTTCCAGCCGGCTAAGCATCTTTCTTTTTTACAGGTTGAGTCTAAAAAGCATATCCGTTCTGCTTTCCCTATTCGTGTATATTGGTCCAAAGACGGTGAAAAGTTTTCCGAAACAGACGTGACTGAAATACAGGCTGTTCCGGAATCCGTGATCTGGACCGGTACGATTCCTGAGGATGATTATGCTGCCCTGAAAATTGAACTGGATAACAAAATGACGATTCGCTCCGTGAAATGCCAGGCGGAAGTCACAGAAAGGGTTCCTGTTCCGGAACAAATGCGCCTGTGGAGAATCAGCATTCTGATTCCGGTACTGTTTTTTATCCTGTCAGTGTTATGCTGGTTCCATGCCGGCAGCCGTCTGGCGGCATCTTATCGGCAGGCTGTTTCTTTTCTCAGGGAAGAACGCTGGAAGATCCTGCTCAGGATATGCAGGTTCCTGCTGATAAGCTTTGTAGCTTATGCTTTGATCAGGTGGCTTGTGTCCGGTGCGTTTTTCGGAATGGTTAACATTCCAAAGCATCTTTTCTGCGTCCTGGCGGGATTGGCTGCCGGCGCCCTCCTGTCTTTTCCGAAAACGCTTGCGGCAAAACCTGAACGGCTGTTTGTGCTGTTCTGCCTGCTTTCCGGATGGATGATCCTGTTCCTATTCCCCAATGATTTATCTGTTAACTGGGACATGGAATATCATTTTGAACAAACTCATCTGTATTCCTATTTGGGGGAAGAACGTCTCACGAATCCGGACGCGATGATTATCTTTATGGAGGGTAATCATGATTCCTTTGTCTGGGACGAACGGGTATACTCCCAGGAATTGCAGAACCAGCAGTATGATCTGGGCGTTGTGATGACAGAGAATAAGGGATTGATGCTCAACAGTATCTATGAGATATTTCCCGCAGCCGGTATGTATCTGGGCCGCTTGATGCATCTTTCATGGCCCTGGACCATGTATTTTGCCAAGCTGTTTAATCTGCTGACCGCTGCCATATGTGGTTTCTTTGCTGTCCGCCGGCTCAAGAGCGGCAAAATGATCCTGGCCTGCGTACTGCTGATCCCTACAAACGTCTTCCTGGCGTCGGTTTTTTCCTATGATCACGGTGTTATATCCTTTGTGTCTCTGGGCTTAAGCTATTACTTTGCTGAATGGCAGGAGCCTGAGAAGAAGCTGACTTACCGAAAGGCTTTTGTTATCCTGGGAAGCATGACCATTGCCCTCCTGACGAAAGCATTTTATGCTCCGGTTTTATTGCTGACAGCCATTATGCCTAAAGGCAAATGGGCGGAAGATGTGGAGGAACGCCGGCAATACATTTCAAGGAAAAGGTACCTTCTTCTTTCAGACGTTGTTTTGCTGATCAGCCTGGTACCCTATATCCTGCCAATGCTTCAGGGCAATATTGTAACGGATATGAGGGGCGGCTCCTCAGGAGAACCTATGGAACAGATCCGTTTTATCCTGGCAAATCCGCTGCGTTACCTCCAGATTATGCTTAGCACCCTGAAGGAGTATTTTAACCCGGCCAACAGTGCAGGGATGCTGACAACCTTTGGTTATGAGGGGACGGGTTCCGGGTGGACAATTCTTTGCGCCTTGCTGGTCATCCTGGCCTTGACCGACAAGAAACCATGTGACCGTCCACTGGAAAGAAAGCCCCATATCCGTATCCTGGGGTTATTCCTGTTATTCATCAGCACCTGCATCATAGCCTTCTGCTTGTATATAACCTTTACAGATGTCGGCCTGAACTTTGTCAATGGTATTCAGCACAGGTATTTCCTGCCCTTTATATTCCCTGTGCTGATGTTTGCCGGATCGGGTTACCTTGCGCAGATCCTGAAGATTGACAAGGAATGGAAGCAGCGGCTCTATAACGGAAGCGCCTTCCTTGTTTCCCTGATCATTCTTTTTAATGTGATCTATACAACCTGTATCAGCCGTTTTACCTGA
- a CDS encoding alpha-amylase family protein, which produces MSNQEWNKEFAARFERHADELKWLYMELYHGDKKAWEYFTGMLYRMWESRPENLRKIDREREACPAWYRGHSMVGMLMYVKAFAGTLQGVRKRLDYVQDCGVNYLHLMPLLESPEGRSDGGYAVSDFRKVQPELGTMEDLAELAEDCHGKGISLCLDFVMNHTSEDHEWARRAKAGEADYQSRYFFYDTWDIPNWYEQTVPQVFPTTAPGNFTWCEEAGKIVMTTFYPYQWDLNYANPVVFNDMTENMLNLCNYGVDIIRLDAVPYIWKAPGTTCRNLPQVHTLVRMMRMVCEIVCPGTLLLGEVVMEPSRVVPYFGTVQKPECHLLYNVTTMASLWHTVATRNVKLLGHQLGQVFALPRQYTFLNYLRCHDDIGWGLDFDYLRWNFAWEQVPHKRYLNDYFTGKYPGSRARGELYNDDPRLGDARLCGTTASLCGIESARKDNNEKELTEAIRLDGMLHALMFTLSGVPVLYSGDEIAQENDNAYHDDPLKAEDSRYLHRGDMDWQKAEKRKDPDTTEGRIFAEIKRQEQLRQQYGVFDDGADVWIVNTGNDQVLGIGRYYLGEKLLAVFNFSQEPQVAWIHDETMYTDLETGRRCKAGSVKVPAGGFRWLYKRF; this is translated from the coding sequence ATGAGCAATCAGGAGTGGAATAAAGAATTTGCCGCACGGTTTGAGCGTCACGCGGATGAACTGAAGTGGCTGTATATGGAACTGTATCACGGGGACAAAAAAGCGTGGGAATACTTTACCGGAATGCTGTACCGCATGTGGGAAAGCAGGCCGGAGAATCTCCGGAAGATCGACCGGGAACGGGAAGCCTGTCCGGCCTGGTACAGGGGACACAGCATGGTCGGCATGCTGATGTACGTGAAGGCTTTTGCCGGAACGCTGCAGGGTGTCCGGAAACGGCTGGACTATGTGCAGGACTGCGGTGTGAACTACCTGCACCTGATGCCGCTGCTGGAAAGCCCGGAAGGACGGAGCGACGGCGGATACGCGGTGAGCGATTTCCGGAAGGTTCAGCCGGAACTGGGCACCATGGAAGACCTGGCGGAACTGGCGGAGGACTGCCACGGGAAGGGCATCTCCCTGTGCCTGGACTTTGTAATGAACCATACGAGCGAGGACCACGAATGGGCCCGGCGGGCAAAGGCGGGAGAAGCGGACTACCAGAGCCGCTATTTCTTCTATGACACCTGGGATATTCCCAACTGGTATGAACAGACCGTGCCTCAGGTATTCCCGACGACTGCACCGGGCAATTTCACCTGGTGCGAGGAAGCCGGGAAGATCGTGATGACCACGTTCTATCCCTATCAGTGGGACCTGAACTACGCCAATCCGGTAGTCTTCAACGATATGACGGAGAACATGCTGAACCTGTGCAACTACGGCGTGGACATTATCCGGCTGGACGCGGTGCCCTATATCTGGAAGGCGCCGGGAACTACCTGCCGGAACCTGCCGCAGGTACACACGCTGGTGAGAATGATGCGGATGGTCTGTGAGATCGTCTGCCCGGGTACGCTGCTGCTGGGCGAAGTGGTGATGGAACCCAGCCGGGTGGTGCCTTACTTCGGCACGGTGCAGAAACCGGAATGCCACCTGTTGTACAACGTGACCACGATGGCTTCCCTGTGGCACACGGTGGCCACGCGGAACGTGAAACTGCTGGGACATCAGCTGGGACAGGTGTTCGCGCTGCCGAGACAGTATACCTTCCTCAATTACCTGCGCTGCCATGACGACATCGGCTGGGGCCTGGATTTTGATTACCTGCGCTGGAATTTTGCCTGGGAGCAGGTGCCCCATAAGCGGTACCTGAACGACTATTTTACCGGAAAGTATCCGGGAAGCCGGGCACGGGGAGAACTGTACAACGACGATCCGCGGCTGGGGGATGCACGCCTTTGCGGAACAACGGCCTCCCTGTGCGGGATTGAAAGCGCACGGAAGGACAACAACGAAAAAGAACTGACGGAAGCCATCCGCCTGGACGGCATGCTGCACGCGCTTATGTTCACCCTGAGCGGGGTACCGGTGCTGTACAGCGGGGATGAGATTGCCCAGGAGAATGACAACGCTTATCACGATGATCCGCTGAAGGCGGAAGACAGCCGGTATCTGCACCGGGGAGATATGGACTGGCAGAAAGCGGAAAAGCGGAAGGATCCGGATACCACGGAAGGCAGGATCTTTGCGGAAATCAAACGCCAGGAGCAGCTCCGGCAGCAGTACGGCGTCTTTGACGACGGGGCGGACGTCTGGATTGTGAATACCGGCAACGATCAGGTGCTCGGCATCGGCCGGTATTACCTGGGAGAGAAACTGCTGGCGGTGTTCAACTTCTCCCAGGAGCCGCAGGTCGCGTGGATTCATGACGAGACCATGTATACCGACCTGGAAACCGGACGCCGATGCAAGGCGGGATCTGTCAAGGTTCCGGCAGGCGGATTCAGATGGCTTTATAAACGGTTTTGA